In Panicum virgatum strain AP13 chromosome 5K, P.virgatum_v5, whole genome shotgun sequence, the genomic window ctacgcacggaagccgacgacaagatctccggatctgggGCATTAAAgaccaaagtgtagtttataatacatcgccgggtccacatgtcggggccccacttagtgtacgtgctccccttggacatataaaagggagagcacgcccgctagaacacataGACACACAGATcctcagactctctcgagactcAGCTGGAGAGCGCACGCAATAAAACATATAGTGGACGTAGaatattacgctccggcggcccgaaccactctagaacggctatgttcatcgtgttcttgagcgagatcgaactagtcctaactaaccccgagtactcaccctctgagCTTAGGCGAGTGCATTCCGCCATCCgactgtggtttgccacaccacgacaaattagaagaaaaaagaaacgcCTAATTGTCAACCGCGCGAAGCATCATCACGCATCGCCTCGGCAGTTGACCGCTTGAATTTTAAATTGTGCAATGGAATTTTGCCCTAGTCACGGTCCATCACCAGCGCATGCTTAACCGTTTTCTTTAGATAATGGATAACAgtggatcgatcgatcgatccaaCGGTCGCAGAGCAGGCAACGGCGACAGGGCAGCACGCCACATGCCTCGCACATGCTTGCAAGTACACACACCACACTTTGATGCTCTGTTTTAGTACTATAAAGAAGTACTACCTCTGTCCCAAATTGATTTGGACGTTTCTATTTCTAAATACAAAGATCATGGCTCGGGCGGTTTCTTCACGATCCAATTTAgttcttatatatttttagctctaaattatataatattATAGCCAGATTCTTAAATTATCTAAGTTAAATCTTACAACTCTTTACCATATATGtatctaaaaatataaaaacaatctataatttgaaatggagaaagtagaaaagaaaagaaggccaGCAGGCATAGACTTCCATGTCTGCCTGGTACAACTACAAGCACAAATGTACAATAGGAGAGTTACAGTAATTAATAAAAATAACTAACCGTCGTTACATTTATTCCCGGCGCACAGTACACGTACGGAGTTCATTTACGGTGAGATAAGGTAGCAGATTAGCCATACGGAAACATATCGTACATGCAGGAGCAGACGAGATAACAACAGCAACGTAACCGCGACGATGGCAGCGTAAGCATGAGCACCGGCAGCGAACCAACGGACGGGACGGGCGCGCGTCCGATCGATCAGACGGCGATGTAGTTGTCGAGCTTGagtagctcgccggcggcgggcgccacAGCgggcgtgccggcggcggcggcgtcgcgcgcgGCCAGGACGTGGTCGCGGACCCGGGCGGCCATGCCGTCGAGCCCGGCCTGCAGGCGCGCGACGAGCGCCTCCCTGGCCGAGCCGCGCACGGGCTCGCACTGGAACTCCCACCGCAGCTCGCACCccgtccccgcggcggcggcggccgggacgaCGCGGAACGTCGCGAAGAAGAGGCCGAAGCCCATGTTGTTGTCGTTCATCTCGTAGTGGAAGAAGCGGCGCTCGGCGTCGTACTCGAGCAGCGTCTCGTGCGCCCAgtcgggcggcggggccggcgcgccgccggcgccgggcggcggggcggtgcCCTCGCAGTAGCGCACGCAGCCGGGCAGGCGCGGGGTGCCCGACGCCAGCCGGCACGCCGCCACGCGCGGGTGCCACCGGTGGAACGCCAGGAAGTCCGACAGCAGCGCCCACGcctcgtcggccgtcgccgcggccaccggcgaCACCACCTTCCCCTCCCACTCCCACGCCCtactagcggcggcggcgctgccggccGGGGAGGACTCGGTAGCTGCCGCCATCGTCGTACAGCTAGGAGTTGGGACCTCTCGTCCTCTCTGCCGCGCCGTGCAAATACTGGGCGCAGAAGCACGTACGTGTCGGGCCGTGACTGAGGGGTGTGCGCGGTCGCCCACGGCTGGGGAACTACTGGTGCTGGAGCCGCACAATTTATAGACGCCCAGCCGTCCCGGTGCAGCTCGGGGTTGGGTTCATGTCTATCGCCCGGGTCGGGTTCTTCTCTTGGACGTGTCACGGGCCCGTGATTTTGTACAACGATCACGAATGTTAGTTAGGGCTTGTACGGCGTGCACACTCGCACTTGTACCATCCGTACGGACATGCAGGTGAGTACCGTCTGACGGCCAGGTCTTTACGTGGCCGTGTCATGGGTACAGGTTGCATGTACACGACGACGAACTTGAACTTGTAGCAGGCAGCACAGTACTGCTTCTCTGGGCCCAAGGGTACGCCTGCAATGTTTGTGCGCTATCGTGACGTGTTGTTTGCAGCACAGTACTTGCAGGCGCTCGCAGCAGAGGCAGCACAGGCCCCGCTCGAATCGGATCGGCGACACCCACACCACACACGCAGCCCCGGCGGCGACAGCGCGCGCCCCTGGCTTGGCCTGTTCCGGCGGCAAGATGGACAGGCCCGGCCAGGGCGGACCTACCCCCCTCTCCCCGCGCGCAGCGAGCCCGCCCGTCCTTGTCGTCGCTGCCCGCCGGGGGTAGCCAGgtcccgcgcgcgccgctgtCATCGCCACGTCGGCGAGCTCGACCCGATCGCAACCCGGTGATGTGATCGATCGATCCATCGGTGGATCGACCCAACCCAATCGCTGATTAACCAGGACCTGCCCGGAGCGGCTTCCGGCGATAATAATGCGGCGATTGGGCCAGCCAACCGGCTCGGTAGGTTGCCGGAAGGGATCATTGATTGGCGGCAGGGCACGATCGAGAGCGCCCGTCCGCGGCGGCATTTACGCCCCCACCCCCGTCCCtcttcgtcgccggcggctggCGGCGAGGTGGCCGTAGCCTGTGGAGCGCCGCCGGGGCTTGCTCGAAGCGGCCTCTacggcgcgtcgccggcgatgggaATGGGAAAGCTACAGTACAGGTGTGCGTGCCCACCTGTGGCCGTGGGCCGTGGCCTCCTATACGTGTCGCTGgcggctgcgctgcgctggtggtgcccgggcggcggcgccgtatCCGTACGGGGAGGCTGGACCATG contains:
- the LOC120705686 gene encoding lachrymatory-factor synthase-like — protein: MAAATESSPAGSAAAASRAWEWEGKVVSPVAAATADEAWALLSDFLAFHRWHPRVAACRLASGTPRLPGCVRYCEGTAPPPGAGGAPAPPPDWAHETLLEYDAERRFFHYEMNDNNMGFGLFFATFRVVPAAAAAGTGCELRWEFQCEPVRGSAREALVARLQAGLDGMAARVRDHVLAARDAAAAGTPAVAPAAGELLKLDNYIAV